The proteins below come from a single Chryseobacterium bernardetii genomic window:
- a CDS encoding SanA/YdcF family protein, whose translation MICFCNVWVFGLTNGRTYTKISKIPPREIALVLGTSPKMRSGKSNPYFTKRMDAAALLYHHGKIKKIIVSGERSKGYNEPGAMRNYLVNQEGVPEDIIVEDPKGFNTYKSILRCKDVYKKKNVIIVSQGYHNLRALFFARNNDMNALGFDAQDVTKPESFYRNQAREILARVIAVVYFILGVSPD comes from the coding sequence ATGATATGTTTCTGTAATGTCTGGGTTTTCGGTCTTACTAACGGACGTACTTATACTAAAATTTCAAAAATTCCACCCCGGGAAATTGCTTTGGTCCTTGGAACATCTCCTAAAATGAGATCGGGGAAATCCAATCCTTATTTCACCAAAAGAATGGATGCCGCAGCACTTCTTTATCATCACGGGAAGATCAAAAAGATTATAGTGAGCGGGGAGAGGAGCAAAGGATATAATGAGCCGGGTGCTATGAGAAATTATCTGGTTAACCAGGAAGGTGTTCCGGAAGATATTATTGTAGAAGATCCTAAAGGTTTTAATACATATAAAAGTATTCTTCGCTGTAAAGATGTGTATAAAAAGAAAAATGTTATTATTGTTTCGCAGGGGTATCATAACCTCCGTGCTTTATTTTTCGCAAGAAATAATGACATGAATGCGCTAGGTTTTGATGCGCAGGATGTAACAAAGCCTGAAAGTTTCTACAGAAATCAGGCGAGGGAAATCCTCGCCCGTGTTATTGCTGTAGTATATTTTATTCTGGGTGTTTCTCCGGATTAG
- the tamL gene encoding translocation and assembly module lipoprotein TamL, translated as MSCKHYKNSPQKYYKIISFATFVGLLYACSTTKKVPDGEYLLTRNNFELEDKKEFFDEELKDYVQQKPNKKQILFMPLGLMFYNMANPKYDTILNEYMTYPREMRNQKLRDSLFIKYNMKNSVGKNLFFDRLLHTWGSPPVILDQTRSEKSAESIKKRLTYRGFWDAEVKYRHDLDSASKKATVNYFIKHNDPTYIKDYFYNIPDQGIKQIYNTHLNKTLVRSGKILDQTVLEKEVTRITDLMKEYGYYKFNNLNEEVYFVADSLKSKKQVPLTLEIHKDSLDRPYKKATFGNIDVAIVDDVNDYPKNTVKDSLRRIRFHKMNDKYKISSLWRTIIVDSKQTYDQQKLDVTKRNLLTMNNFSIVKARDSLRQGGFTAPNDSIVDVLYILKPLPKYELKVGTDLNYSQILNLGVSPSVDLTTRNVFRGAENLSTSLSGTFGSIASTENTDKRVLAYEISAQASLNFPRLLLPFNYYKFIPKRYTPTSSILLGASIQNNIGLGRVNFNTGLNYQATVNDLVYHKLTLFNTQISLTKNKNAYYDYFVNDETVRRAIFADYSAHYPSQPSLDEKIKAGLLTLDSASEQIINDADYRSSLNEQGLDLLTTFRGSLINKERQTEDVFISSMIYNFVYNEIGKKDYPNAFYFNGKVELAGNILSLFNKKSNDGGVVTAPQKTIFGIPYAQFVKFDIDTRKYFKFNGNQTLVLRQFIGVGIPYGNSKDMPIIKSYFNGGSNDIRAWVAFGGLGPAASQVDERIRAYMTNDVKLTTNIEYRIPFNNMYEGALFTDIGNTWSLRNHNDAHQDQFRFNKFLGQMGIGSGFGLRINVAYITLRLDFAYKIFDPNKPEGDRWRFKTLQPFKPTINFAFGYPF; from the coding sequence ATGAGCTGTAAGCATTATAAGAATTCTCCTCAAAAATATTATAAAATTATCTCATTTGCAACATTTGTTGGTCTCCTTTATGCTTGTAGTACCACAAAAAAAGTTCCGGATGGTGAGTATCTGCTTACCAGGAACAATTTTGAATTGGAGGATAAGAAAGAATTTTTTGATGAAGAACTGAAAGATTATGTTCAGCAGAAGCCCAATAAGAAGCAAATTCTTTTTATGCCTTTAGGTCTTATGTTTTACAACATGGCCAATCCAAAATATGACACGATCCTTAATGAATACATGACCTATCCCCGTGAAATGAGAAATCAGAAGCTGAGGGACTCTTTATTCATTAAATATAATATGAAAAACAGTGTCGGAAAGAACCTTTTCTTCGACCGTTTGTTGCATACATGGGGTTCACCACCCGTTATTCTCGATCAGACCAGGAGTGAGAAAAGTGCTGAATCTATTAAAAAAAGGCTTACTTACAGAGGTTTTTGGGATGCAGAAGTAAAATACAGACATGATTTGGATTCTGCCTCTAAAAAAGCTACTGTAAATTATTTCATTAAGCATAATGATCCTACCTATATCAAGGATTACTTTTATAATATTCCAGATCAGGGCATCAAACAGATTTATAATACGCATCTGAATAAAACATTGGTAAGATCCGGTAAGATACTGGACCAGACTGTTCTTGAAAAAGAAGTAACAAGAATTACCGACTTAATGAAAGAATATGGCTATTATAAATTCAACAATCTCAATGAGGAAGTTTATTTTGTAGCAGATTCTTTAAAAAGCAAAAAACAGGTTCCTCTTACTTTGGAAATCCATAAAGATTCCCTGGACCGGCCTTACAAAAAGGCTACTTTTGGAAATATAGATGTGGCCATTGTAGATGATGTTAATGATTATCCTAAAAATACGGTTAAAGACAGTTTAAGGAGAATCAGATTCCATAAAATGAATGATAAATATAAAATATCCTCATTATGGAGAACCATTATTGTAGACAGTAAACAAACTTACGATCAGCAGAAACTGGACGTTACCAAAAGGAATCTTCTGACGATGAACAACTTCAGCATTGTAAAGGCAAGAGACTCTTTAAGACAGGGTGGTTTTACTGCCCCTAATGACAGTATTGTGGATGTTTTATATATCCTTAAACCACTTCCTAAATATGAACTTAAAGTAGGAACAGACCTGAACTATTCCCAGATCCTGAATCTTGGGGTCTCTCCTTCCGTGGACCTTACTACCCGAAATGTTTTCAGAGGAGCAGAAAACCTTTCTACCAGCCTTTCCGGTACATTTGGTTCTATTGCAAGTACTGAAAATACGGATAAAAGAGTTTTAGCATATGAAATATCAGCTCAGGCATCCCTGAACTTCCCCAGGTTATTATTACCATTTAACTATTATAAATTTATTCCTAAAAGATATACACCCACTTCATCTATTCTGTTGGGGGCCTCTATACAGAATAACATCGGCTTGGGAAGAGTTAACTTTAATACCGGATTAAATTATCAGGCAACAGTAAATGATCTGGTATATCACAAGTTAACCCTATTCAATACCCAGATCAGTTTAACGAAAAACAAAAATGCCTATTATGATTATTTTGTTAATGATGAAACAGTAAGAAGAGCAATATTTGCTGATTATTCTGCTCATTATCCTTCACAACCCAGCCTTGATGAAAAAATAAAAGCAGGACTGCTTACCCTAGACAGTGCCTCCGAGCAAATTATTAATGATGCAGACTATCGTTCATCTCTTAATGAACAAGGTTTAGATCTATTGACAACATTCAGAGGAAGTCTTATTAATAAGGAAAGGCAGACGGAAGATGTCTTTATTTCTTCTATGATCTACAATTTTGTTTATAATGAAATTGGGAAAAAGGATTACCCTAATGCATTCTATTTCAATGGTAAAGTGGAACTTGCCGGTAATATCCTAAGTTTATTCAATAAAAAAAGTAATGACGGTGGTGTTGTTACGGCGCCCCAAAAAACAATCTTTGGTATCCCTTATGCTCAATTCGTAAAGTTTGATATTGATACAAGAAAGTATTTCAAATTTAATGGTAACCAGACTTTGGTTCTTCGTCAGTTTATTGGTGTAGGTATTCCGTATGGAAACTCCAAAGATATGCCGATTATCAAATCTTATTTCAATGGTGGCTCTAATGATATCAGAGCTTGGGTCGCATTCGGAGGATTAGGTCCTGCCGCTTCCCAGGTAGATGAAAGAATACGTGCTTATATGACGAATGATGTAAAACTTACAACCAATATTGAGTACCGAATTCCGTTTAACAATATGTATGAAGGAGCTCTGTTTACAGATATAGGAAATACCTGGAGTCTCCGTAATCATAATGATGCCCACCAGGATCAGTTCAGGTTCAATAAGTTCTTAGGACAAATGGGTATTGGCAGCGGATTCGGTTTGAGAATAAATGTTGCCTATATCACCCTGAGACTGGATTTTGCTTACAAGATCTTTGATCCCAATAAACCGGAAGGTGACCGTTGGAGATTCAAGACACTTCAGCCTTTCAAACCAACCATCAACTTTGCCTTCGGATATCCTTTCTAA
- a CDS encoding TrmH family RNA methyltransferase, giving the protein MLTAHTIKVLQSLDKKKFRQKYNLFLVEGNKIICELFNSNIKVKEILSTDPQKLDRTDIPITHISENELKKISFLKTPKDSVAVCYLAEEEPWTDKKIQLVLDGIQDPGNLGTIIRLADWFGIEQIICSEDTVDVYNPKVIQATMGSFTRVNMVYTDLVEYLSQTENINVGTDMDGENIYTFEKPEKINLILGNEGNGMRPETERLLQKCISIPRFGKSQSTESLNVSMAAGIILGQLFSK; this is encoded by the coding sequence ATGCTTACAGCTCATACAATAAAAGTTTTACAATCTTTAGATAAAAAGAAGTTCAGACAAAAATACAATTTGTTTTTGGTTGAAGGTAATAAAATCATTTGTGAACTTTTCAATTCTAACATTAAAGTTAAAGAAATATTATCAACCGATCCGCAAAAATTGGACCGTACTGATATCCCTATTACTCATATCTCTGAAAATGAGTTAAAAAAAATAAGCTTTCTTAAAACCCCGAAAGACTCCGTTGCGGTATGTTATCTTGCAGAGGAAGAACCATGGACGGATAAGAAAATACAGCTGGTTTTGGATGGAATACAGGATCCGGGAAATCTAGGAACCATTATCCGGCTGGCAGACTGGTTCGGGATAGAGCAAATTATTTGCAGCGAAGATACAGTGGATGTTTACAATCCAAAAGTAATTCAGGCAACGATGGGTTCTTTTACGAGAGTAAATATGGTATATACAGATCTTGTTGAATATCTTTCCCAAACAGAAAATATAAATGTGGGGACCGATATGGATGGAGAAAATATCTATACATTTGAGAAACCTGAAAAGATCAATCTGATTCTTGGAAATGAAGGAAACGGAATGAGACCGGAAACGGAAAGATTACTGCAGAAATGCATCAGTATTCCGAGGTTTGGAAAGTCTCAGTCTACAGAAAGCCTGAATGTATCAATGGCGGCTGGGATTATTCTGGGACAGCTATTTTCGAAATAA
- a CDS encoding phosphoribosyl-ATP pyrophosphatase produces MSRKYESIEELRRKKKLLQGEISDLENLLTFKNTKESLSAFTNGLSDQYLQEKVDKDGDEKVVLRKDVIAKQLTSEVKDLLISKNTAVGLASSAFKGNVADSIIKLGVTAIVGNYAKKNMKSSNWKNKLVGAALIYLAPIALKYVRKKLEVYQKNKSVSSMEQLI; encoded by the coding sequence ATGAGTAGAAAATATGAAAGCATAGAAGAATTAAGAAGGAAGAAGAAATTGCTTCAAGGTGAAATTAGTGATCTGGAAAACCTTCTTACCTTTAAAAATACAAAAGAAAGTCTGAGTGCTTTCACCAATGGCTTAAGCGATCAGTATCTCCAGGAAAAAGTAGATAAAGATGGTGATGAGAAAGTTGTTCTGAGAAAGGATGTTATTGCCAAACAGCTTACTTCTGAGGTGAAAGATCTTCTTATCAGTAAAAATACAGCAGTGGGGCTTGCCAGTTCTGCATTCAAAGGAAATGTGGCAGACAGTATTATTAAGCTGGGAGTTACCGCTATAGTAGGTAATTATGCTAAAAAGAATATGAAAAGCTCTAACTGGAAGAATAAACTGGTAGGAGCAGCTTTAATATATCTTGCTCCGATTGCATTGAAATATGTCAGAAAAAAACTGGAAGTATACCAGAAAAATAAAAGTGTTTCCAGTATGGAACAATTAATCTAA
- a CDS encoding phage holin family protein, which yields MIETIKEYASKRIDLLKIEATEKSSLSAGLITYFVVLLVAFAFFIILFNFGIAFLIGKALDNYSYGFLIVAAFYALVMAFVIAFKSKIVNTVADQVIKFLNHSSHE from the coding sequence ATGATAGAAACTATTAAAGAATACGCCTCGAAGAGAATAGACCTTCTGAAAATTGAAGCTACAGAAAAGTCTTCCCTTTCTGCCGGGCTCATTACCTACTTTGTAGTACTGCTTGTTGCTTTTGCTTTTTTTATTATCCTGTTCAACTTTGGAATTGCTTTTCTTATTGGTAAAGCACTGGATAATTATTCGTACGGTTTCTTAATTGTTGCGGCATTCTATGCATTAGTAATGGCCTTTGTTATCGCGTTCAAAAGCAAAATAGTGAATACTGTTGCAGATCAGGTTATTAAATTTTTAAATCATTCAAGCCATGAGTAG
- a CDS encoding YtxH domain-containing protein produces the protein MSKNGKNTAGILAGLLAGAAAGVILGMLYAPEEGKETRKKIKNKANDLKDQAKNKYGEVSEKVKDQYGNISSTFKETANNVAHTVKDGYDKYKDQIVSKTADVVKDVEAELNDLKS, from the coding sequence ATGTCTAAAAACGGAAAAAATACAGCAGGTATATTAGCGGGACTTCTTGCAGGTGCTGCAGCAGGTGTAATCTTAGGAATGTTATATGCACCGGAAGAAGGAAAAGAAACCAGAAAAAAAATCAAAAATAAGGCAAATGATCTGAAAGATCAGGCAAAAAACAAATACGGAGAGGTTTCTGAAAAAGTGAAAGACCAATATGGCAACATTTCTTCTACTTTTAAAGAAACAGCCAACAACGTAGCACATACTGTAAAAGACGGATATGACAAATACAAAGATCAGATTGTTTCTAAGACTGCAGATGTAGTAAAAGATGTAGAAGCAGAGCTTAACGATCTTAAATCATAA
- the cmk gene encoding (d)CMP kinase, giving the protein MKKPVIAIDGYSSTGKSSISKIIADKLGLIHMDTGALYRGVTWFALQNCMNTEGVIDLKTLFSSLDQIHLEFKNNDGTLVLYLNNADISKEIRTNEVSDNVSLVAKQKEVRDYLLQSQRSIAEKGGVIMDGRDIGTVVLPDADYKFFLTASIDERTNRRFLELKGLGIEADKEQVKQNLIERDKIDSEREIAPLKQADDATVIDNSALTKEETIELILSYIQKI; this is encoded by the coding sequence ATGAAAAAACCTGTAATAGCTATCGATGGGTACTCGTCTACCGGAAAAAGTTCTATTTCTAAAATCATTGCTGATAAGCTGGGACTTATTCATATGGATACAGGAGCACTTTACAGAGGAGTTACCTGGTTTGCCCTGCAAAATTGCATGAATACAGAAGGTGTAATTGATCTGAAGACCTTATTTTCTTCTCTGGATCAGATTCATCTTGAATTTAAAAATAATGATGGTACACTTGTCCTTTATCTTAATAATGCAGATATATCTAAGGAAATCCGTACAAATGAGGTTTCTGATAACGTAAGTCTTGTTGCTAAACAAAAAGAAGTGAGAGATTATCTATTACAATCTCAGCGTTCTATAGCAGAAAAAGGAGGTGTTATTATGGATGGACGTGACATAGGCACAGTAGTCCTGCCTGATGCAGACTATAAATTCTTTCTTACTGCCAGTATAGATGAAAGAACCAACAGAAGATTTCTTGAATTAAAAGGTCTGGGAATTGAAGCAGATAAGGAACAGGTAAAGCAAAACCTTATTGAAAGAGATAAAATTGATAGTGAGCGTGAAATAGCCCCATTGAAGCAGGCTGACGATGCTACAGTGATCGACAATTCTGCGCTTACCAAAGAAGAAACTATAGAACTTATTCTTTCTTATATCCAAAAGATTTAA
- the porQ gene encoding type IX secretion system protein PorQ, with the protein MKKIIIFSLFLSGIVSYAQTGTNVYPFLNVPVSARQAALGGDAISIRDYDVSFAIANPALLNKDSDKQLSVNATAYLADSKYGTIAYAKDFDNGHMATINARYMSYGSIPRTDENGFQDGEYKASDVAIGAGYAYQFEEDWTIGGGLNFITSKIDNYTSSAISGTAGITYHNKKNKEVLSLVLRNFGFQLKSFNGTRENLPFRVDVGYTRILKNFPLAITVTAHDLQQFNISSEYNKDGQKVNAGRKIADHFSLGAELFPEKNFNIRLGYNVKRGNELAVADQRNFSGLSGGFGIKVSRFRIDYAHIRYHNSSNVNQIGVSMDLSSHRGE; encoded by the coding sequence TTGAAGAAAATTATCATTTTTTCATTATTTCTATCAGGAATTGTTTCTTATGCACAAACAGGAACAAATGTGTATCCGTTCTTAAATGTACCTGTATCTGCAAGACAGGCAGCCTTAGGTGGAGATGCAATTTCGATAAGAGATTATGATGTTTCCTTTGCTATTGCAAACCCGGCCCTGTTAAATAAAGATTCAGACAAGCAGCTTTCTGTGAATGCTACCGCTTATCTTGCCGACTCCAAATACGGTACCATTGCTTATGCCAAAGACTTTGACAATGGCCATATGGCTACCATCAATGCAAGGTATATGAGCTATGGAAGTATTCCGAGAACTGATGAAAACGGTTTTCAGGATGGAGAATATAAAGCTTCTGATGTAGCAATTGGTGCCGGATATGCTTACCAGTTTGAAGAAGACTGGACCATTGGTGGAGGATTAAATTTCATTACCTCAAAAATAGACAACTATACCTCTTCCGCTATCTCAGGAACTGCCGGAATTACCTATCATAACAAAAAGAACAAAGAAGTACTTTCCCTTGTATTGAGAAACTTTGGTTTTCAGTTGAAATCCTTTAATGGAACCCGTGAAAACCTTCCATTCAGAGTAGATGTTGGATATACAAGGATATTAAAGAACTTCCCGCTTGCCATTACTGTTACGGCACATGATCTCCAGCAGTTTAATATTTCATCCGAATACAATAAGGACGGGCAGAAAGTGAATGCCGGCAGAAAAATTGCCGATCACTTCTCTTTAGGCGCAGAATTATTCCCCGAAAAAAACTTTAATATCAGGCTGGGATATAATGTAAAACGAGGAAATGAACTTGCCGTGGCAGATCAGAGAAACTTTTCAGGACTTTCCGGCGGCTTCGGAATTAAAGTGTCAAGATTCCGTATAGATTATGCCCACATAAGATATCACAACTCTTCGAACGTCAATCAGATAGGAGTTTCCATGGATCTTTCCAGCCATAGAGGTGAATAG
- the pyrH gene encoding UMP kinase codes for MKYKRILLKLSGEALMGNRQYGIDNERLQEYAAEIKKVVEKGCEVAIVIGGGNIFRGVAGAAKGMDRVQGDYMGMLATVINGMALQGALEDAGIKTRLQSAIEMDKVAEPFIKRRAVRHLEKGRVVIFGAGTGNPYFTTDTAATLRAIEIGADVILKGTRVDGIYDSDPEKNADAVKYNSLSFDEVFEKNLKVMDMTAFTLSHENKLPIIVFDMNKDGNLVKIVEGENVGTLVDL; via the coding sequence ATGAAATATAAAAGAATCCTTCTAAAACTTAGCGGTGAGGCCTTAATGGGAAACAGACAATACGGTATTGACAACGAAAGGCTGCAGGAATATGCTGCAGAGATCAAAAAAGTAGTTGAAAAAGGCTGTGAAGTAGCAATCGTCATTGGAGGAGGAAATATTTTCCGTGGGGTTGCAGGGGCTGCGAAAGGAATGGACAGAGTGCAGGGAGACTACATGGGAATGTTAGCTACTGTAATCAATGGTATGGCGTTACAGGGAGCATTGGAGGATGCTGGAATTAAAACAAGACTTCAGTCTGCGATCGAAATGGATAAAGTAGCTGAACCTTTCATCAAAAGAAGAGCAGTAAGACACCTTGAAAAAGGAAGAGTAGTGATCTTCGGTGCAGGAACAGGAAACCCTTATTTTACAACCGATACAGCTGCAACATTGAGAGCCATTGAAATTGGGGCAGACGTTATTCTTAAAGGAACAAGAGTAGACGGAATTTATGACAGCGATCCGGAAAAGAATGCTGATGCAGTAAAATATAACTCATTATCTTTCGATGAAGTATTTGAAAAAAATCTTAAAGTTATGGATATGACTGCCTTTACTTTGAGCCATGAGAACAAATTGCCTATTATTGTATTCGATATGAATAAAGATGGCAATTTAGTGAAAATCGTGGAAGGAGAAAATGTAGGCACCTTAGTTGATTTGTAA
- the frr gene encoding ribosome recycling factor produces MEELDLILESVKQDMDAAVKHLDHAFQRIRAGRASTAMVQDVMVEYYGAMTPLNQVANVSIPDAMTISIQPWDRTAINAIEKAIINSNLGFAPSNNGENIILNVPPLTEERRKELAKQAKSETEQTKIVVRNARQDGLKELKKLDGVSEDVVKGVEEEIQTYTDKYVKLCDEHLKTKEAEIMKV; encoded by the coding sequence ATGGAAGAATTAGATCTAATATTAGAATCTGTAAAACAGGACATGGACGCAGCGGTAAAACACCTTGACCATGCATTTCAAAGAATCAGAGCAGGACGTGCTTCTACAGCAATGGTTCAGGATGTAATGGTTGAATATTATGGAGCAATGACTCCACTTAACCAGGTTGCCAATGTTTCTATTCCAGATGCAATGACTATCTCTATTCAACCTTGGGACAGAACCGCGATCAATGCAATTGAAAAAGCGATCATTAATTCAAACTTAGGTTTTGCGCCTTCTAATAACGGAGAAAACATTATTCTTAATGTACCGCCTTTAACTGAAGAAAGAAGAAAGGAACTTGCAAAACAGGCTAAAAGCGAAACTGAGCAGACAAAAATCGTTGTAAGAAATGCAAGACAGGATGGTTTGAAAGAACTTAAAAAGCTTGATGGAGTTTCTGAAGACGTTGTAAAAGGCGTAGAAGAAGAAATCCAGACGTACACAGATAAGTATGTGAAGCTTTGTGATGAGCATCTTAAAACAAAAGAAGCTGAAATTATGAAAGTATAA
- a CDS encoding 3-oxoacyl-ACP synthase III family protein, whose protein sequence is MMTRIIGVGNYIPSETITNLFFDKHIFLNEEGVLLKDNNASITEKLKKITGIEERRYASSTQVTSDLGLKAAQAAIENAGIDPETLDYIIFAHNFGDVRFGTVQSDMVPSLAARVKHLLGIRNNFCVAYDVLFGCPGWIEGVIQANAFIRAGIAKRCLVIGAETLSRVVDIHDRDSMIYADGAGAAVLEINENDESGIKSHLSASYTLTEKDYLYFGKSYNNERCPDTRYIKMDGRKIYEFALLHVPEAMKKCLDNSGYSIHKLNKIIIHQANEKMDEAIVNRFYQLYNTPVPEHIMPMVIHKLGNSSVATIPSLLAMILKGELEHHEIRKNDVVLFASVGAGMNINAFVYQF, encoded by the coding sequence ATGATGACCAGAATTATTGGGGTGGGGAACTATATCCCATCCGAAACAATTACCAATTTATTTTTTGACAAGCATATTTTTCTTAATGAGGAAGGAGTCTTATTAAAGGACAATAATGCCTCTATCACAGAAAAGCTAAAAAAAATTACAGGCATTGAAGAAAGAAGATATGCCAGCAGTACACAGGTCACTTCAGATTTGGGACTTAAAGCTGCTCAGGCTGCCATAGAAAATGCAGGGATAGACCCTGAAACTCTAGACTACATTATATTTGCCCATAATTTTGGAGACGTGCGGTTTGGAACGGTTCAGTCTGATATGGTTCCAAGTCTTGCTGCACGGGTGAAGCATTTATTAGGAATACGAAATAATTTCTGTGTGGCGTATGATGTTTTATTTGGCTGTCCGGGCTGGATAGAAGGAGTAATACAGGCCAATGCATTTATCAGGGCAGGAATCGCCAAGCGATGCCTTGTCATTGGAGCTGAAACACTTTCCCGTGTTGTGGATATTCATGACAGAGACAGCATGATCTATGCTGACGGTGCCGGCGCTGCAGTTCTGGAAATTAATGAAAATGATGAATCGGGAATCAAATCTCACTTATCTGCTTCTTATACCCTGACGGAAAAAGACTACTTGTATTTTGGAAAATCTTATAACAATGAGCGATGTCCGGATACCCGATATATCAAAATGGATGGAAGGAAAATCTATGAATTTGCTCTCCTTCATGTTCCTGAAGCGATGAAGAAGTGTCTGGATAACAGCGGATATTCAATTCATAAGCTCAATAAAATCATTATTCATCAGGCGAATGAAAAAATGGATGAAGCTATTGTTAACAGGTTTTACCAGCTGTATAATACTCCAGTTCCGGAGCATATCATGCCTATGGTAATTCATAAACTGGGTAACAGCAGTGTAGCAACTATTCCATCTTTACTTGCTATGATTTTAAAGGGTGAGTTAGAGCATCATGAGATCAGGAAGAATGATGTTGTATTATTTGCTTCAGTAGGAGCTGGTATGAATATTAATGCTTTTGTTTATCAGTTTTAA
- a CDS encoding LptF/LptG family permease, which yields MLKILDRYIIKTFFGPFFFIFSVLFFIFIVNIIWVQLGQFMGKGLSYWQILKLLFYLGVNVISMVLPLTILLASIMSFGEFGERYELAAMKAAGIPLTRVMTPLLGITTILAIMLFFFSNNIIPDFQRKAKNMLFNIAQTKPAINFTPGQFIDQIPGYLVKFDKIYGENGENIEGVFVHKKANTYENQQSVVAEKGKFVPAANKNFLKLVLYNGYVFEDNFAGKGEDVRKKQPDQAIKFDTLVNHFDISELINKAIEKEQITDDYRFQTYNELNKTIAVSKKENALFFKSIGSDVLNQTNSVVAYMDQANKPKVAPKAQIKLDTVKSDKKLEMIYSSYNRLENLKSTLEVKKNEFSTNVKYFSKIVIYQQRYISYSVTCLIFFLIGASLGSIIRKGGMGLPVIIAIVIFIIFYVINVGVENMSWSGKMNPYLAAWLPNFILFPFGVWMTYKALTDSQLFDAEKYKVLFKPITKRFSKNKEHKRYQ from the coding sequence ATGTTAAAAATACTAGACAGATATATCATAAAAACCTTCTTTGGACCGTTTTTCTTTATATTCAGCGTATTGTTTTTCATTTTCATTGTAAACATTATCTGGGTTCAATTAGGACAGTTTATGGGAAAAGGATTAAGCTACTGGCAAATCCTGAAACTTCTTTTTTACCTTGGGGTGAACGTTATCAGTATGGTTCTTCCGCTCACCATTCTTCTGGCAAGTATCATGTCATTCGGAGAATTTGGTGAACGTTATGAACTTGCCGCAATGAAAGCTGCAGGAATTCCTCTTACAAGGGTAATGACTCCTCTTTTAGGAATCACCACAATTCTTGCCATCATGCTGTTTTTCTTCTCCAACAATATTATTCCGGATTTCCAGAGGAAAGCTAAGAATATGCTTTTCAATATTGCACAAACAAAACCTGCAATTAACTTTACTCCCGGACAGTTTATTGATCAGATCCCAGGATACCTGGTAAAATTTGACAAGATATATGGGGAGAACGGAGAAAATATTGAAGGAGTTTTTGTTCATAAAAAAGCCAACACGTATGAAAACCAACAATCTGTAGTAGCTGAAAAAGGAAAGTTTGTACCTGCAGCCAACAAAAATTTTCTGAAGCTGGTACTGTATAACGGGTATGTATTTGAAGATAATTTTGCAGGAAAAGGAGAAGATGTAAGAAAAAAACAACCGGACCAGGCCATTAAATTCGACACCCTGGTAAATCACTTTGACATTAGTGAACTTATTAATAAAGCTATTGAAAAGGAACAGATTACGGATGACTATCGTTTCCAGACTTATAATGAGCTTAATAAAACGATTGCCGTCAGTAAAAAAGAAAATGCCCTGTTTTTTAAAAGCATAGGATCAGATGTTTTAAATCAGACCAATAGTGTGGTTGCTTATATGGATCAGGCCAATAAACCTAAAGTAGCACCAAAAGCCCAGATAAAACTGGATACGGTAAAGAGTGATAAAAAGCTTGAGATGATTTACAGTTCCTATAACAGACTTGAAAATCTGAAATCAACACTGGAGGTTAAAAAAAATGAGTTCAGTACCAATGTAAAATACTTCAGTAAGATTGTTATTTATCAGCAGCGGTATATCTCTTATTCAGTAACGTGTCTTATTTTCTTCCTGATTGGGGCCAGTTTGGGATCTATCATCAGAAAAGGAGGAATGGGGCTTCCTGTAATTATTGCGATTGTTATCTTTATCATTTTCTATGTTATCAATGTTGGGGTAGAAAATATGTCCTGGAGTGGTAAAATGAATCCTTATTTAGCAGCCTGGCTGCCTAATTTCATTTTATTTCCATTTGGTGTGTGGATGACTTATAAAGCACTTACAGATTCACAGTTATTTGATGCAGAAAAATATAAAGTATTATTCAAGCCGATTACAAAGAGATTCTCGAAAAATAAAGAACATAAGAGGTATCAATAA